The Ostrea edulis chromosome 1, xbOstEdul1.1, whole genome shotgun sequence genomic sequence TGATTTTGACTTCCTGTTGTGTATTGACACATTGTATGATTTTGAAAACAGTCATTCAATAACGTTAATTAAAGCTTTCTGATGAAAGAAGctgtttgttttattgttcaaaaatatgattaaatgatttttgaaatgtatGCACATTGATGATGTTTTCTGCCCAATTTTCCCTATGATATACCaccatcaagaaaagaattatatgattcatttcttaaatcaaataaatatgccttttttcattgaaacaaaaatacaaatttgaCAAAGACACATGTAAATCTattatgtagtacatgtatatagaacaATACGTCAAATACATATAAGTCATGGTTAAACCTACACTTGGCCAAAACTTTTGAGTTTAAGCAGAAAAGAAAAGTACTCCAAGTAAAATATGTTTGTAAAACTCTTAAGTCCCATCTGTGACCCTCGTTGTGACCTTGaataaaactttgaccttgacctttctcTTCACTAGAATTTGCACAGCTTTACTTGCTTATAAGTCAGATTTTAGGGAGTTGTCTGCCCATTGCATGTATCCTACTGCTGAGGGTATTACATTTCCTTGCAACATTTCCTTGCAAACAAAATGCAGTTGGAATTAGTGAAATTTAGATCAATGTTTGTAACTATATGATGAAGGAGTATTGTCTTATTCAATACAGAGAAGGACTAAACACATATATAATATGAATTAGTGCATACGTACTAACTCAACAAAGGTACTAATAAATAATTGTCACTAATATCATAATATAAACATACACAAATTCGAATGGATGCTAGGAAGGAATGTCTGCTTGTAATACTGTTAAGTTATGCATCATTACAAGTTGCTAAACCCATCTATTACCTACTACAGTACTGTACACTTAAGAGTCTTACCCAACCAGTAATCTAGTTCATATATGTAAACCCCACTGATAAATATAATGTTCAGTTGTATTGTTTTTTTCTAAGAGTACAAACTTTTGCAatttgggtaaaaaaaaaaaaagaagtacatgtattttactgattttattttcaagCAGATTTGGTATTGGATATCTGTATGGATAATTCTAAAGTTTTTGTGATTGAAAGAATAAAGCAAAATTTTGCCAAAAAATACATTGAATTTCccgtaaaaaaaatatatcacacTGTACAAGATAAGGTAAGGGAACTAAAGCTATTTTCATAAGTTTTGATGGAACAGTAATTGAAGACTATTTTATTCCAGGAATGAGTACTCCACAAGATATTTCAATATGTGGCATTTGTCGTGAAAATAAAAGTCTACCATCATACTGCATAGACTGCCCCCAACATTTGTGTGAAGGATGCCACAAGATGCATCAATCAGAGATCAAAAGTCACAGTGTCCTCCCTAAGGCAGAGTCAATGTGCCCCGCCCATTACAAATACTATGCTACCTATTGCAAAGCATGTGAAACACCAATCTGTATGGAGTGCTTGACTGGTTCCCACAATGGGCACAAGTATATGACAATCAAGCAGGCAAAAGAAGAGAAAATGCATGTCGTAGAAAATTATGCAAAAGAGTTACAAACCAATCTCTGTCCACTTTACAAGGATTCAGAATATCAAGCTATGACACAGCTAACGGATTATGAATCAGAAATAGATTCAGTGAAGAAGGCCATTGATGAGAAGAGATCTGTCCTGAACACAATGATTGATGGGCTGTGTGACGCCATGATAGAGTCTGTGCAAACAACTCTTGAAGCACATGAAAGCCAAGTAAAAAATGAGCTAGAAGAAATAgttaaaagaaagaaagaaataggAGACGAAATTACAAAGTGTGAGGAACTGTCAGGAAAAGGGATACTGGAAATCAAAGCTTTTCTGGACACGCTTCCTCACCTAAGTGAGTCATTAGCTATCCCCCCAGACCTGTCCAAACCAATACCTTCCCGCTTCTTTCCTGCTGACATATCAGAAAagtgtttaaaacaaatgattgGCACTATTCTTCAAATCAATGTGCACAGCGATTTCTCCTGCAAACTCCCAGTGTCCAACGTCCAAGCCTGTTCCACAAACAACGTCTGGCTCACCTTCCAAGATGAGAAACTGCTCACCAAATATTCATACAAACAGGACAAAGGATGTGCAGTGGAAGTGGAAAACTTGAAACTACAGTTCAAACCGGAGTGtttcatttacatgaaagggGATTGCCTTCTTGCATCTGATAGGTTCAATCACTGTATTTGGAAAGTTGATAACAAAAGAAAGacacaaatattcatcaaaacTTCTCCAAACAATCCAAAGGGTTTGTGTCTGAATAACAAGCAAGAACTTGTCGTCTGCCTCTCTGGTTTGACGGGAAGTCTAAGAATTTACTATGGTGAAAAATACCAAAACTACAGAGAAATTGCTGACCAGCTGCTCAATGCTCCTAACCGAGTCGTCCAAAATGGAGATGAAAACTACATTGTCTTAGATGACCACCTTCAAACCCATTTCGTTATTGCCATAGATACCAGAGGAAACTCCCAGTGGAAATTCCCTGGCATACCAGGGAGTAGGGCTCCATTCCTTCCCAGGAGTGTATGCTGTGACTCCCTTAAGCATATTATTTTGTCTGACTTTGGGAACAATTCTGTGTTGCTTCTTGATAAAGATGGGAATTTCCTGATGAACCTTCTCAGTGATCGATATGGCCTGCAGAGCCCGAGGGGGGTATGTCTGGACAGTGAAGGAAAGTTGTGGGTGGGACAGGGAGAAGATGAAAAGGGGAAGTGCCACATTGTGCAatacatgaaataaattgaacacaaacaaaatattatcattgccaaataaaatgtaaacacATTGACATGTCTTTTTGCATCCAATTTTTATACTACAAAACACTTTCAATACTTCAATACAGTTAATTCGTCAAtaacaaaaggtggcggtttatcaaGAGTTGACTGTACATTGCTCTGAGGATTACTAATTCAGGAGGAAGGGGGAGAGGGATGAGACTTAATGGTAACCCTGATCCTGTCATGCTTCAGTTGTGATGGCTTTTCAGTGCAGTCACTGCCAACAGTGAACTCAGGTTGATTTGGAGGGTTTCCTTACATAATGCTATATTTTGGACCTAGTTGAACAAAGGTTGATATTAACTTTTAACTGATAGTTAACACAGTATAAATGTATGAGTTAATGGTAAGTCAAGTGTCAGTTAAAGTTAATTAACCTTTGTGTAACCTGGAACCTGGCTATTGTTAGCTTTGTTTCAAAAGTCATAAATGAAAGTAACATAAATACAGACAAATGgtcttaaattaaaaaaaaaaaatactgaatcAACTGCTGATGTTAGGGAGTCTGGGGCAAAAAGTCAAGtatgaaaagaaagaaagttgTCAAAATGGTTGATGTAAATCAGTGTGACCTCAATTTCTATGAAGTTTTAGACGATAGTGCAGGGAAAGGATCTGTTGATGAAGGGAGTGGTAATGACGCTGAGGGAGTGGTAATGATACTGAGGGAGTGGTAAGGGAGTGGTAATGATGTTGAGGGAGTGGTAATGATGCTGATGGAGTGGTAATGATACTGAGGGAGTGATAATGATGCTGAGGGAGTGGTAATGATGTTGAGGGAGTGGTAAGGGAGTGGTAATGATGCTGAGGGAGTGGTAATGATACTGAAGTAAAGGAGTGATAATGATGCTGAGGGAGTGGTAATGATGCTGAGGG encodes the following:
- the LOC125672121 gene encoding uncharacterized protein LOC125672121; amino-acid sequence: MSTPQDISICGICRENKSLPSYCIDCPQHLCEGCHKMHQSEIKSHSVLPKAESMCPAHYKYYATYCKACETPICMECLTGSHNGHKYMTIKQAKEEKMHVVENYAKELQTNLCPLYKDSEYQAMTQLTDYESEIDSVKKAIDEKRSVLNTMIDGLCDAMIESVQTTLEAHESQVKNELEEIVKRKKEIGDEITKCEELSGKGILEIKAFLDTLPHLSESLAIPPDLSKPIPSRFFPADISEKCLKQMIGTILQINVHSDFSCKLPVSNVQACSTNNVWLTFQDEKLLTKYSYKQDKGCAVEVENLKLQFKPECFIYMKGDCLLASDRFNHCIWKVDNKRKTQIFIKTSPNNPKGLCLNNKQELVVCLSGLTGSLRIYYGEKYQNYREIADQLLNAPNRVVQNGDENYIVLDDHLQTHFVIAIDTRGNSQWKFPGIPGSRAPFLPRSVCCDSLKHIILSDFGNNSVLLLDKDGNFLMNLLSDRYGLQSPRGVCLDSEGKLWVGQGEDEKGKCHIVQYMK